A window of Acidimicrobiia bacterium genomic DNA:
CGATCCGGACGCGTACGTGAGGATCGTCGAACGCCGACCCGACGGAGTGGTCATCCGCGGCGCCAAGGCGCATCAGACCGGTGCGGTGAACTCCCACTGGATGATCGTGATGCCGACGACCAGGCTCACCGAGACGGACCGCGACTACGCCATCGTCGGCGCGATCCCGGTGGACGCACCTGGCATCACCTACGTGTATGGACGACAGTCGGGGGACACGCGGAGCATGGAGGGCAACATCGACGTGGGCAATGCCCGCTTCGCCGGCCAGGAGTCGCTCGTCATGTTCGACGACGTCTTCATCCCGAACGAATTGGTGTTTCTCGACGGCGAGGTCGAGTTCGCCGCCGAGCTGGTCGACCGGTTCACCGCCTACCACCGTCGCTCCTACGTCTGCAAGTCCGGCGTCGGCGACGTCCTCATCGGCGCGGCGGCGCTCATCGCCGACTACAACGGCGTCCCCAAGGCGTCCCACATCCGAGACAAGATCGTCGAGATGTCACACCTCAACGAGACCATCTTCGGGTTGGGCATGGCGGCGAGCCACGAGTCCCACCGTCGCCCGGCGGGGAACTGGGAACCGGATCCCCTGCTGGCGAACTCGTGCAAGCTCGACGTGACCCGGTATCCGTATGAGCTGGGCCGTCTGGCGCAGGACCTGGCCGGAGGTGCCGTGGTGACCCTTCCCTCCGAACGCGACTTCGATCATCCCGACATCGGCCCACTCCTGGACAAGTACTTCCGCGGCCGCCCAGGGGTGCCCACCATGGACCGGGTGCGGATCCTGCGGCTCATCGAAAACATGACGATGGGTCGCAACGCGGTCGGGTACCTCACCGAGTCCCTCCACGGAGCGGGTTCGCCGCAAGCGCAGCGAATCGTCATCGAGCGCACCACCGACCTCGAGGAGAAGAAGCGCCTGGCGGCGCGGCTGGCTGGGATCGACGAAGCCTGACTGACGGCAGAGGCGCGAAGTCGGGGATACTGGCGCCTGGTGTCGGCGACGGAGGACGATCGTGACCAGGGAGACCCGCCGTCGGCTCCTCCTGCCCGTCGCCCTCGTCGCCGTCACGCTGGCGGCCGTCGCCTTCCCGGCTCCTCCGGCTGCGGCGGGTGGCGGACTCCGGGTCGAGGCATCGACCCTCTGGGTGCTCGATGCCGGCGACACCGCGGTGCGCGTCACGATCGACTTCACCCT
This region includes:
- a CDS encoding 4-hydroxyphenylacetate 3-hydroxylase N-terminal domain-containing protein: MTTTWIPGDPIRTSEDYLASLRGRKLAVWLFGEQVDEPIDHPIIRPSINALAATYDLAVENPDLATAESPLTGERVNRFLHITASADDVVDQNRMQRQLGRATGTCFQRCVGMDALNSLFSLTYDVDADRGTDYHQRFVIWLTEMQRLNVVIGGAMTDVKGDRSVGPSGQADPDAYVRIVERRPDGVVIRGAKAHQTGAVNSHWMIVMPTTRLTETDRDYAIVGAIPVDAPGITYVYGRQSGDTRSMEGNIDVGNARFAGQESLVMFDDVFIPNELVFLDGEVEFAAELVDRFTAYHRRSYVCKSGVGDVLIGAAALIADYNGVPKASHIRDKIVEMSHLNETIFGLGMAASHESHRRPAGNWEPDPLLANSCKLDVTRYPYELGRLAQDLAGGAVVTLPSERDFDHPDIGPLLDKYFRGRPGVPTMDRVRILRLIENMTMGRNAVGYLTESLHGAGSPQAQRIVIERTTDLEEKKRLAARLAGIDEA